A stretch of Pristiophorus japonicus isolate sPriJap1 chromosome 10, sPriJap1.hap1, whole genome shotgun sequence DNA encodes these proteins:
- the LOC139274908 gene encoding P2Y purinoceptor 8-like, whose translation MAMNRSQLDNETLEMLTNNMIKSTLPVFYLIVVFISLPGNGFSFFLLCRTQPKTPSVIFMINLTITDLVLAFFLPFQSAYHWNDNNWTFGADLCSVVTVLFYANMYCSILTMTCISLERYVGVVRPMHCTRWRTNRHAIAICFGMWTLILIVLLPLEMADLTYAVHELGITTCFDILKKDMLPSQEAWAAFLFTLFGILFLVPFCVTVYCYIRIIAKLIKTSSSHANEQKKRAICLALIVLLVFITCFAPNNFILLVHIIMRVFFKKGVYTAYKVTLTLSCLNSCLDPFIYYFASKEFRKRLRACLGLANSSSQGSLTEYRRESILSMRSGLHNHHCEVEQQTALNRTNGSA comes from the coding sequence ATGGCCATGAATCGAAGCCAGTTGGACAATGAGACCCTGGAAATGCTCACAAACAATATGATTAAGAGCACTCTTCCCGTCTTTTACCTCATTGTTGTCTTTATCAGCCTGCCGGGGAATGGGTTCTCCTTCTTCCTTCTCTGCCGGACGCAGCCAAAGACGCCCTCCGTCATATTCATGATCAACCTCACCATTACCGATCTGGTGCTGGCCTTCTTCCTGCCCTTTCAGAGTGCGTACCACTGGAATGACAACAACTGGACCTTTGGAGCCGACCTGTGCAGTGTGGTCACCGTGCTGTTCTACGCCAACATGTACTGCTCCATCTTGACCATGACATGCATCAGCTTGGAGCGCTATGTGGGCGTGGTGCGACCCATGCACTGCACTCGGTGGCGGACAAACCGGCACGCGATTGCGATCTGCTTTGGAATGTGGACGCTCATCCTTATCGTCCTGCTGCCGCTGGAGATGGCGGACTTGACGTATGCTGTTCACGAACTCGGCATCACCACGTGTTTTGACATTCTGAAGAAAGACATGCTTCCTTCCCAAGAGGCCTGGGCAGCCTTTCTCTTCACCTTGTTTGGGATCCTTTTCTTGGTTCCGTTTTGCGTCACCGTGTACTGTTACATTCGAATCATCGCCAAGCTGATCAAGACCTCGTCAAGTCACGCCAATGAACAAAAGAAGAGAGCAATCTGTTTAGCTTTAATTGTGCTCTTGGTGTTTATAACGTGTTTCGCGCCCAACAATTTTATCCTTCTCGTCCACATAATCATGCGGGTATTTTTCAAGAAAGGGGTTTACACGGCCTACAAAGTCACCCTCACTCTGAGCTGCTTAAATAGCTGCCTCGATCCCTTCATTTATTATTTTGCCTCCAAAGAGTTTCGTAAGAGGCTCAGGGCGTGCTTGGGGTTGGCAAACAGCTCGAGTCAAGGAAGTTTAACTGAATACAGAAGAGAGAGTATTCTCTCAATGAGATCAGGGTTGCACAATCACCATTGTGAGGTGGAGCAGCAGACGGCATTGAATCGAACAAATGGATCAGCATAA